ATTCAATTCAAGATATGTGTTTATTAGTACTCCAATTATTCACAGGTGTAAATTTCTGAATGGCCATATTTATTCGGAAGTTGACGTGTAACCTTAGTGGGGGAATTCAGTGACCTATAATGAAATCACAGTGGATTACACACTTGTAAGTATTTGCTTAGCCATTTTTGAAAGGTGCTTATTTTTCCCGTTACATTGTAGTTTTTAAGCTGCTAAAGAATCCGTAAAGAATTCGTAAAGAATTTTGCCGGGTTACTTTAAATTTGTATGTCGTGCCTGtccaattattttgttgtgatcTTGTGGTCGTCAGATTCCATTTCATCAAAGACAGTCAGTCACTTCTACGGTAATTTCCTGTAAATAAGACGCTCTGACCGTCAACAAAAGTCCTCAAAATCACTGCGCCTTGTTTACCAGTGCGCTTTATCGGATAGCAATTAAGTTCATTGTGATGATCACTGTGTGAAATCTTACATTTATACTGTAaaataatgggttttttttttttgggggggggggggaataaaaaggtactggggtggatttcacaaagagttaagactattcTTATCTCgtgttaggaccagttactcgtccttacttaggaactagtccttactctttgtgaaatcaacctgTGGGCATTGACGCTGAGCGCAGGAAGTTACGGTACTTTGGCCATACTCATCACAAACAAGTGTTATTAAAATGAGAGTTTTCTTAACCTTGAAGGTGTCATTGTGTTATGAGGCAACATGTATggcctacatgtaaatataTTCACCAAGGGTTAAGGTCGTATTTAAACAGTTGTAGTGGGAAACGTTCACACGGTTTTACTGTAGATGATGTACATGTCAAGGACTTGTTTAACTCTCTTATGAAACTATTCTAAGTGGAATTACTTTCAGGCTCCCTTGAAAGTACCAAGTGAAAGTACTTTCCAATGCACTTTCCTTTGATTATTGCAACACattgttgtctttgtttcaCTCTAGAGGCTAGCTGCATAGATACGACATCTTCTAATCGTCTTATACGTGCCCAGACAACATTTGTCCTTCAAAACATTTTCCAGCTGATGCACCAACCACTTAACCTCGTTTAATCACATGGTCTGGTGCAgctgtgcacagatctgtcacCAGATCTGGGCCGAATGTCATAGAgccgcttaaagccattggaccctttcggtacagaaaaaaaaaaaaaagttcacagatttacaaataatttacagggtttacagaaggtaatggtgaaagacttctcttgaaatattagtccatgaaatgctttactttttgagaaaacggtaaagcaatataaattctcgttaacgagaattacggatttgttataaacacatgtcatgacacggcgaaacgcgcgaaaacaggagtgggttttcccgttattttctcccgactccgatgtccgattgagcctaaattttcacaggattgttattttatatataagttgtgatacacgaagtgtgggacttggacaatactgtttaccgaaagtgtataatggctttaaagggaaggtacacattttggtaattactcaaaacaaatatttttcttaaaaacttacttggtaacaagcattggagagctgttgatagtataaaacattgtggaaaaaccactccctctgaaataatgtactttttgagaaagaggtaatttctctctaaaataataaaagacttctagctagaagtcttttattcttatctgaaagcacacaaattcgtccaaccagggttcttgcaacttcgatgaccaattgagcccaaattttcacaggcttgttattttatgcaaatgttgagacacaccaagtgagaagactggtctttgacaattaccaaacatgtatcttccctttaagcagaaaatattgcttgcaaATTTGCCGCTTGACCAAAATAATTATGGTACAAGTCACAGAGTGACACATGGCATGGTGTTTCGGCTGGTAACATTATTCTGACAAGCATAACTATATTGTGCTTGCTAATTTTTGTGCGTGGgatcagcagctctatgaaattcggccAAGTGTATCACCAAACTACACGCCGCActaatgatgtcacttttgctcaaaataaccAGAAGATTGACTAACTTTCAACCACTCATGCAATCACTGCATCAGACCACAGTAGTATAGTATTCACGAGGAAAAcataaattaatgacaataGCTTGTACGTGAACGTTTGCGTATGCTTAATAATGAAAATGTGACAAATTGTTTGGGATCTGAGAACTTGCATGATGTAACTATATCGAGCTTCTATTATTAGCGTTTAAGCGGAGTGCTATTTAACTGCAGGCTGACATAGTTTATCATCCAAAACCTCCATGGGTGATATTATTTAAATGGTCAAGAAGTGGGAGGGTTAAAGCTCCAATTTCGCCAAGATGGGAGTTCCATGCATCAGTCACATTTCATACAAAACTGCATGTACATATTATATATCAAAGTGCAACcctgtccttaaaggcagtggacactattggtaattactcaaaataattattagcataaaaccttacttggtgacgagtaatggggagaggttgatggtataaagcattgtgagaaacggctccctctgaagtgccatagttttcaagaaagaagtaattttccacgaatttgatttcgagacctcagatttagaacttgaggtctcgaaatcaaccatctaaacgcacacaacttcgtgtgacaagggtgttttttctttcattattatctcgcaagtttgatgaccaattgagctcaaattttcacaggtttgttattttatgcatatgttgagacacaccaaatgagaaggctagtctttgacaattaccaaaagtgtccactgcctttaaaagaatgtTGACATAACCAAGATGTTGTTGAATGCTTTCAAAAACACTTTAGTTATCAATGTCAGAGAAATTTTCTAACTTTTGAAATCAACAATCTTGCCCAACAGCACCTTAAATGATTTCTTATTTACTTATGTCGGCGTGACTACTAGGTCTTGTAGATAACAATAAGgtttatgttttattgtttacaatTGTCTTTCTGAGAATGTAAGGTCAAACACAATGTACTGtcacataaaaaaacacattctcAAGACGATGTTACATATTATTTGGGctgcaattattttttaatcaatttgGTAAACAATTTTTCCAAAATAATGTAGCTATGTACAAAGATGTTTATTGTAAAGAATTATACTTAATAATTGAAATAATTACCATAGAATATACAAGTAACATCTTATTTTATGACACTGGACTTTGATTGTCTAGTAACCTGTGAAATGTATTGTCAAGATGATAATGAAACATGTTCACTTCAGTGGTACCAGACTAATCAAAGCATCGTCCTTGTGGATAATCCTGGGGCATTTTCCAAACCTCAGTGTAGGCTCAGTCTCCATTtgatggtccagtggttagactgcaggacttgcaaccacaaggttgtgtaggttcgaatcctaccaagcttacCGCTGACTTCACAATGACTAGGTGTGTTGGCGTCTAGTTACCGATTCACAATTTCTTCATTTGTGCGATGGTATAATCAGACTTTAAACCAATGCTTGTATGAGAGAGAGGGCTGTTGGTGTTTTATATCGTGTGGAAatttgcagagttcccttgacgTGAAAATCGTCTTAAcaaatataataacaaacaaacactgcTCATCAATTTGAAAAGGCCTCAGGAAATTTGTGTCATAATATTATTCCACAAACAGTTAACAGTTCAACAAGAACTAAAAATAACCCAGCTTTCTgaaatctttaaaggaacacgttgccttggatcggtcgagttggtctttgaaaagcgttctgtaaccgtttgttataaaatcggtatggtaagatgttgtaaaagtagaatacaatgatctacacaaaaatgcctcgaaattgcgtggttttcgttttacctcgtcgtcaAACAAgttcagccatttatgggagtcaaattgattcccacaaatggccgactgtgttagttcgcgacgtaaaatgaaaaccgtgcaattttgagtgatacgtgtgtggatcattatattctacttttaaaacatctttctaaccatatgcatttcataacaaacggtttcaaacgcttttcatagaccaactcgtccgatccgaggcaacgtgttcctttaagcaaaacacGGGTAAAGAAAAAATCATATTACCACCTGAGTGAACATctaaacactcaaaattaaatttaacatAGTCGCATCATCAActaaccccccccctcccaaacaTTGTATGAATATCAAATCTAGTATTTATGTTTTCTGAGAAAAAATGTTATGTAACGGCTGCTAATATACAGTATGTAAATTCAGCAATATTGTTATGTGCGGAAAATACTGAAAAATAAAGTTACTGCTGGTAATGAAACACATCACATTTTCCCCAGAAaagtttattcattttttaattttgagttAACCTTATGTTGTTTACTTCCTAATTCTTCTTCGACTTTCTTTCCACTTTTAATAGACCTGGGGGAGTGTGCAATCATAAAATGTTGCCAAATTGACTTTAATGTTTGCACAAATTCAGGCATGATTGCCAAATGGGGTTTCAAAAGCAAAACTTTCTTTTCAAGCATCCTCACAATCAGCCTAACAAAGCTCGGTAATacagtatttttaattttaagaatttTGTATTGAAACTAGAATTTAAAAAGAAGATTGTTCAAGAAAACAGAAGTCTGTCGACTAGTGTTCTTGTTTTCAATACACAGAGATCTCCAAGACACAATCTTTCTGGAAGAGATGCTCAGGTGCCTTCATCTCAATCTCTGATCGACAACTTAAGATTCAAACAATCTTTTTATTTTGCCATGATGCTGTGCCTGGACATCCATCGAGCATACTGGCTTGGAATAGGGCGGACAAGGCTTACTCTTTTATCCATGGTTTTAGCCTTGGTGTCTCTTTAAAAATTCCcaaagactttaagattttccaagttGAAGTGACCTTtgcaaaatggccttgccctcttgaAGATGACATTCCAGGCCAGGGCATCACAACATTCTTGTGTCTTTTTATAAAGTTAATCTTTATGATTTGTCCGATTGCCAAGATGCTATGTCGTTTGAGATGCTCTGGCAATCTCCATCTGGCGAAGACTTTCAtcttcttgttgtttttgcttcACAGCTTTTCTTTCTTCCATCCTTGCTCTGAGGTCATCAAATTCCTTCCGCTGTATTGATAAAAAGAAAGTTGATTAATCCTAAATCCTACTATGTTCAAGCTTGGGTATTGATGGTGGATATAAAAGGAATTTAATTCACTGGATAGAAGGTAAACTTGTGGAAAGTTGTTAAATGTGTGTCGCAGTGAGAGACGAACAACTCTCCAGGGACTCTTCTGATTCTGTCTCACAGACTGTCTGGGGGAGACTCTTCTCGTGCAAGGCTGCTGGCTTCTGGCTGGCTAATGCCCAATGCGGAGTCGTCATAGCAGTAGTCTTTTGAAAGCCGGTAGTCTCAGGAAAACAGCCAGTTATGCGAGATTCGTTGAGAGAGTACTCATGCTTTCACTGAGACAAACTTTAAGTTTAACGACTTTTTCCACAACTGTAGGCTGGCAATAAAGAATATTGAGCATGATATAAAATCATATAGAAAAATAAACTTACATGCATTTGGTCTTCCGAAGGATACATTGCTTTctgcaaaaataaacaaaaaatacatctgaatctgaatctgaattatatagtcggcaaagcatcctTTCAGGAAACATAACACCAACTTTTGTTTAGCTTGCGCGTCGCATGAATATTTCCAATAGCAAAGAAGAACATTCAGTCGCCATTAATTCTGCGTTATAAATAGTCCTTAGTAGTCAGTGCCTGCAAAATATACACTGCCTTACACATTTTATTCAATTGCAATTTTAGAATTCTGaattataatatttaaaaaaaataaataaataaatattattctTTGCTCACCACTTTCTGAGTGAcgtatttctcaaaaagttcagTTCTATTGAAACAGTAGAACATTGCAACAGGAAAGAAGACATAGATGCCCATCTGAAACATTCAAAAAgatgaaaaatacaaattatttttcaaattcaattgaCAAAATAATACTCATCGAGTTAATTCACAAATCACATATCGCAACTGGTTAAGGGCACATTCCATGATAATCGCCAATCGGCGATCACTGCAGTTTTCAAAGGAAGATAACCTTTATTTACTTACTCGGACAGATTCCAGTTTCCAGCCACCCATATTTGATGTGTATTTCTTCTTTCACTGCATCGTTTTGATAAATTAATTGGCCTTGGTACAGTTTTCCCCGTAAAAAACCAGAGTCGATTACCGCACGTAAACACTTCTTACGAAACTCTCACCACAACGTCCTAGCTCGCCACCAAACGAACTCGACCGTCGTACGGGGTACGCTAAAATCCAATGTCCCTTCTCTCAGCTCTTGGTCGAGTTGGTTAATTAAGTGTAAGGCCGTGTTTCTCCGAGAGGCCGAGCTGGTTCGACGACATGCAGCGCATGCGTGTAGTCGATCGACATGTCAAGCCTCGGCGCGTACGTCGTAGAGAGAGAGAGGACGAAGAAGTGTTGTTTTGGAGAGCCGACCCTTTGTGATTTTAATCGTTATTTTATACAAACATGGGACAAGAATTGGCGTGATATTTGAGTACATGATAGAAGGAATTGtaagtataaagcagatttgATTGATGATAGATATAGTTCAAACTAAAATGTGGTTTTGCGAAAtacgtttttgttgtttttgttgaatgGGATTCCGGCCGCTGGAGGTAACAGTGCATGCATCGTGTGTGCAGCAGTCCATTGCCCCGAGCTGCCTGTGGGCTCTTTTAACATGAAACTTTGGACCAATGAAAGTTGTTAAGTTTTTGTAATCTTCACTTTTTAGTGCGTCCTCAACCAAACTAATTACCCTGGAAAGTCCATATTGTTCACGTACCCATACTGATTCGAACCGTTTCTCCTCTTCAACActtttgattattttaatttaaaggatttttttgggggtactatttgtaacacaaaacacaatgtccacatatttacattattaaaaaaacttacaccttcaaagataatgatagtaggcCTGTGTaagtagaaagcataccttaaagtattagttgctgaggtgctgtagtttttgagaaatgagttttttgtcctacaaaaagtacctagacccgttaaagccattggacactttcagtaaacagtattgttcaaaggcccacacttcgtgtatcacaacttatagttgtatataaaataacaaacctgtaaaaatttaggctcaatcggtcatcggagttgggagaaaataacgggaaaaccccacccttgtttccccacgttttcgctgtgtcatgacaagtgtttaaaataaatgtgaattctcgatgtcgatgtcgagaattgataattgttttaatgttttctcaaaaagtaaagcatttcatggaacaatatttcaagagaagtctttcaccattgccctctgtaaaccctgtaagttatttgtaaatctgtgaactttcatttttttttttctgttccgaaagtgtataatggctttaacttctTTCAGTTTCAGTTtaattaattgttgttttttgtagttTAAAATAACCTATAGTTACCTGTCTTCACTGGCTCTAATTTAAGACTGGGTCTTATTAAAACTATTATAATTCCCACCTTATTTCATCCACTGAGAAGGTATGAAGTGCCCAGGGTACGTTCAAAAGGGTCAGATCCAAAACTACCTCTTTGTGACGGGACGGAAAATGAAGTACATTTGGTTGCATATATTTTGTCaggaatgttattttttttttagttaggtACTTATAATCACAAGTAAGTTGTGCTCTATTATTGGAAAAATTATTTACCCTCAACATAAAAACGTTGCCATGGTAgcgaacatttttaaaaagtgacgGGACGGAATGAAGAAATAATGAAACTTTTGTACTTTGTGTTCAATActgattttcatcaaatttaatGAGAAGTCAACAACAATTTTCATGGCAATACAAAGTACAACTATTGGCCTTCTTACTATACATAGACATCACAGCTTGATTCtttctgtaaataaaaaacacttaattaaaaaacaaaatggtcgtgTGATGGGACGGAAAAGTGACGGGACGGAAATTTGTCAATATGTGTAAATGTTTGGTTTGGATCTGTAGATCTTTAACAAATTTGATCTGCATGTTAAACTTTCAAAATACTAGCATTAAAAaccattgttttcttctttaatgGTGTTTTAGTTAATTAATAAATCTTTAGAACAttttacaagtacatgtacctgtagatGTAGATCCCATAACCAACATGTCAAATCAACTGATAGGCCTACTTAAAGCAATGTACTATGTACCCTGCTTATTAATACATTAGCTATGGCTGCTCATGCATAGAAAAGTCACTTACCACTTACTTTGTATTGTCCCCTTGACCCCACTGGTACAGGAGGTGAAATTTTACATATGACCTTTTCTTTTTTGTACCACACAGTATCCATATTTTTCCCGTCTGTCTCTGGCCATTTCCAATAATCCCCAGATTTGGTCATTGCGTGTACATAAGTATC
The sequence above is drawn from the Asterias amurensis chromosome 13, ASM3211899v1 genome and encodes:
- the LOC139946115 gene encoding protein PET100 homolog, mitochondrial-like, with product MGGWKLESVRMGIYVFFPVAMFYCFNRTELFEKYVTQKVKAMYPSEDQMHRKEFDDLRARMEERKAVKQKQQEDESLRQMEIARASQTT